A single Agromyces sp. CF514 DNA region contains:
- a CDS encoding MDR family MFS transporter, producing MTSARTAPPGGPLVLTQRRIWIIFSALIAGMLLSSLDQTIVSTAMPTIVGELGGVEHQAWITTAYLLATTIVMPIYGKFGDVLGRRNLFLIAIALFTVASVGAAFAPTFWAFVAFRAMQGLGGGGLMILSQAIIADIVPASERGKYMGPLGAIFGLSAVAGPLLGGYFVDHLTWQWAFYINIPIGIAAFAIAWFTLTLPSKKAEKKVDVLGVMLLSAATVCLIFFTDFGGSADHGWDAIETWAWGLGLLAAASAFVFTEARAEDPIIPLSLFKNPVFINATAIGFTLGIGMFSAIAFVPTFLQMSSGASATASGLLMLPMMAGMMGTSIWSGIAISRSGRYRAYPIAGTVVTGLAMLAMTTLSADTPIWLICVYLFVFGAGLGLIMQVVVLVVQNAVPATQVGTATSTNNYFREVGASLGVAIFGAMFTTRLSENLTKIFTDAGASAAQAGDAMSTLDPQRLSELPDPVRDAIVTAYADSLAPVFWYLIPFIAAAFVLALFLKQIPLSDEAGMVARGEAITGEQADAAEQAMRDGGTVVTGPADDGDPVSTATGSTPAQR from the coding sequence ATGACCTCTGCACGCACCGCCCCGCCCGGCGGCCCACTCGTCCTCACCCAACGACGCATCTGGATCATCTTCTCGGCGCTCATCGCCGGCATGCTGCTCTCGAGCCTCGACCAGACGATCGTCTCGACCGCGATGCCGACCATCGTCGGCGAGCTCGGCGGCGTCGAGCACCAGGCCTGGATCACGACCGCCTACTTGCTCGCGACGACCATCGTCATGCCGATCTACGGCAAGTTCGGCGACGTGCTCGGGCGGCGCAACCTGTTCCTCATCGCGATCGCGCTGTTCACCGTGGCATCCGTCGGCGCCGCCTTCGCCCCGACCTTCTGGGCCTTCGTCGCGTTCCGTGCGATGCAGGGCCTCGGCGGCGGCGGGCTCATGATCCTGTCGCAGGCGATCATCGCCGACATCGTGCCCGCCTCCGAGCGCGGCAAGTACATGGGTCCGCTCGGCGCGATCTTCGGCCTCTCGGCCGTGGCCGGCCCGCTCCTCGGCGGCTACTTCGTCGACCACTTGACGTGGCAGTGGGCGTTCTACATCAACATCCCGATCGGCATCGCGGCGTTCGCGATCGCCTGGTTCACGCTGACCCTGCCGAGCAAGAAGGCCGAGAAGAAGGTCGACGTGCTCGGGGTCATGCTCCTCTCGGCGGCGACCGTGTGCCTCATCTTCTTCACCGACTTCGGCGGCAGCGCCGACCACGGCTGGGACGCGATCGAGACGTGGGCGTGGGGCCTCGGCCTCCTCGCCGCGGCATCCGCCTTCGTGTTCACCGAGGCTCGCGCCGAGGACCCGATCATCCCGCTCTCGCTCTTCAAGAACCCGGTCTTCATCAACGCGACCGCGATCGGCTTCACGCTCGGCATCGGCATGTTCTCGGCCATCGCGTTCGTGCCGACGTTCCTGCAGATGTCGTCGGGCGCCTCGGCGACGGCATCCGGCCTGCTCATGCTGCCGATGATGGCCGGCATGATGGGCACCTCGATCTGGTCGGGCATCGCGATCTCGAGGTCGGGCCGCTACCGCGCCTACCCGATCGCGGGCACCGTCGTCACAGGGCTTGCCATGCTCGCCATGACGACGCTCTCTGCCGACACCCCGATCTGGCTGATCTGCGTGTACCTGTTCGTGTTCGGCGCGGGCCTCGGCCTCATCATGCAGGTCGTCGTGCTCGTGGTGCAGAACGCCGTGCCGGCCACCCAGGTGGGCACGGCGACCAGCACGAACAACTACTTCCGCGAGGTCGGCGCCTCGCTCGGCGTCGCGATCTTCGGCGCGATGTTCACGACCCGCCTGTCGGAGAACCTCACGAAGATCTTCACGGATGCCGGCGCGAGCGCCGCGCAGGCCGGCGACGCGATGTCGACGCTCGACCCGCAGCGCCTGTCCGAGCTGCCCGACCCCGTGCGCGACGCGATCGTGACGGCGTACGCCGACTCGCTCGCCCCCGTGTTCTGGTACCTGATCCCGTTCATCGCCGCGGCCTTCGTGCTCGCGCTCTTCCTCAAGCAGATCCCGCTCTCCGACGAGGCCGGCATGGTCGCGCGCGGCGAGGCGATCACGGGCGAGCAGGCGGATGCCGCCGAGCAGGCCATGCGCGACGGCGGAACCGTGGTGACGGGCCCGGCCGACGACGGCGATCCGGTCTCGACGGCGACCGGTTCGACGCCCGCGCAGCGCTGA
- a CDS encoding TetR/AcrR family transcriptional regulator, with the protein MSESAKSTPGLREQRMRRTRRELCHRARQLTVERGLAGFTIDELCTDVGVSRRTFFNYFEGKEAAVVGHDADGLDEEALAAFVRGDDEAPTLLDALAELAITTVSAWEEGHEAIDPHALVEREPRLLPHLIGAGRQLEARLVAAIEEREGLRAGDPRARTAAVVIGALVGSAGHRFFDDPESRREDFAALLRESVTATRAACAPASAPA; encoded by the coding sequence ATGAGCGAGAGTGCAAAGTCAACGCCCGGCCTGCGCGAGCAGCGCATGCGCCGCACGCGTCGCGAACTGTGCCACCGCGCACGCCAGCTCACCGTCGAACGCGGCCTCGCGGGGTTCACCATCGACGAGCTCTGCACCGACGTCGGCGTCTCTCGACGGACGTTCTTCAACTACTTCGAGGGCAAGGAGGCCGCCGTCGTCGGCCACGACGCCGACGGGCTCGACGAGGAGGCGCTCGCGGCCTTCGTCCGCGGCGACGACGAGGCTCCCACCCTGCTCGACGCCCTCGCGGAACTGGCCATCACGACCGTCTCGGCGTGGGAGGAGGGCCACGAGGCCATCGACCCCCACGCCCTCGTCGAGCGGGAACCGCGCCTGCTCCCCCACCTCATCGGCGCGGGGCGCCAGCTCGAGGCCCGCCTCGTCGCGGCGATCGAGGAGCGCGAGGGCCTGCGGGCCGGCGACCCTCGCGCCCGCACCGCGGCCGTCGTCATCGGCGCCCTGGTCGGCAGCGCCGGGCACCGGTTCTTCGACGATCCCGAGAGCCGCCGCGAGGACTTCGCCGCGCTGCTCCGCGAATCGGTGACCGCGACCCGCGCGGCCTGCGCACCGGCATCCGCACCGGCCTGA
- a CDS encoding ABC transporter permease: MSTNVMTQGASRIGVESKMYFRAPDTLFFTFLFPFVMLAIFSAAFSATGEVGPPGAEISMAAMYLPAMLAAGILLSGVQNLAIDIALEKSNGTLKRLGGTPLSPVAYFFGKIGQVFVTGTLQAGLLILAGWLVLGIALPTEPEKWLTFAWVFVLGLTTCALLGIALSALPRSGKSAAAVVIPIALILQFISGVYLQWSMLPDWLQNIASIFPLKWIAQGMRSVFLPDGWEALEQNESWNLPGVAIALLVWLVIGLVISRLTFRWIRRDA, from the coding sequence ATGAGCACCAACGTGATGACCCAGGGCGCCTCACGCATCGGCGTCGAGTCGAAGATGTACTTCCGGGCGCCCGACACGCTCTTCTTCACGTTCCTGTTCCCGTTCGTGATGCTCGCGATCTTCTCGGCGGCGTTCAGCGCCACGGGCGAGGTCGGCCCGCCCGGCGCCGAGATCTCGATGGCGGCCATGTACCTGCCGGCCATGCTCGCGGCGGGCATCTTGCTGTCCGGCGTGCAGAACCTCGCGATCGACATCGCCCTCGAGAAGTCGAACGGCACGTTGAAGCGGCTCGGCGGCACGCCCCTCTCGCCCGTGGCCTACTTCTTCGGCAAGATCGGCCAGGTCTTCGTGACGGGAACGCTGCAGGCCGGCCTGCTGATCCTCGCGGGGTGGCTCGTGCTGGGCATCGCGCTGCCGACCGAGCCCGAGAAGTGGCTGACGTTCGCGTGGGTGTTCGTGCTCGGCCTCACGACGTGCGCCCTGCTCGGCATCGCCCTCTCGGCGCTGCCCCGGTCGGGCAAGAGCGCCGCGGCCGTCGTGATCCCGATCGCGCTGATCCTCCAGTTCATCTCGGGCGTCTACCTGCAGTGGAGCATGCTGCCCGACTGGCTGCAGAACATCGCCAGCATCTTCCCGCTCAAGTGGATCGCGCAGGGCATGCGCTCGGTGTTCCTGCCCGACGGGTGGGAGGCGCTCGAGCAGAACGAGTCGTGGAACCTGCCCGGCGTCGCCATCGCGCTGCTCGTCTGGCTCGTGATCGGGCTGGTCATCAGCCGGCTGACGTTCCGCTGGATCCGCCGGGACGCGTGA
- a CDS encoding ABC transporter ATP-binding protein: MHSSPTDVAVRIRGLRKVYGGFAAVDGLDLDIHHGETFALLGPNGAGKSTTVEILEGYRSRTAGEVDVLGVDPAHGGREWKSRLGIVLQTGGETGLLTVREVLRHFAGLYPKPRDVDDVIAAVGLEAKATTRVSKLSGGQQRRVDVALGIVGRPELLFLDEPTTGFDPEARRRFWGLIRSLKSEGTTILLTTHYLDEAAQLADRAGVIAGGRLLDVGGIDEIGGADARVPVVRWTDAAGEPHEERTHEPGRLVASVVESLGREPEGLEIIRPTLEDVYLGLVRTVTEVDSGSAASTAADAEEAVA, from the coding sequence ATGCACTCTTCACCGACCGACGTCGCCGTCCGCATTCGGGGACTCCGCAAGGTCTACGGCGGATTCGCCGCCGTCGACGGGCTCGACCTCGACATCCACCACGGCGAGACCTTCGCGCTGCTCGGTCCGAACGGAGCGGGCAAGTCGACGACCGTCGAGATCCTCGAGGGGTACCGCTCCCGCACCGCGGGTGAGGTCGACGTGCTCGGCGTCGATCCGGCCCACGGCGGCCGTGAGTGGAAGTCGCGCCTCGGCATCGTGCTGCAGACCGGAGGCGAGACGGGCCTGCTCACCGTGCGCGAGGTGCTGCGGCACTTCGCGGGGCTGTATCCGAAGCCGCGCGACGTCGACGACGTGATCGCCGCCGTCGGGCTCGAGGCCAAGGCGACCACGCGGGTCTCGAAGCTCTCGGGGGGCCAGCAGCGTCGGGTCGACGTCGCGCTCGGCATCGTCGGGCGACCCGAACTGCTGTTCCTCGACGAGCCGACGACGGGCTTCGACCCTGAGGCCCGTCGGCGGTTCTGGGGGCTGATCCGGTCGCTCAAGTCCGAGGGCACGACGATCCTCCTCACGACCCACTACCTCGACGAGGCGGCGCAGCTCGCCGACCGCGCTGGCGTCATCGCCGGCGGCCGGTTGCTCGACGTCGGCGGCATCGACGAGATCGGCGGCGCCGACGCCCGCGTGCCGGTCGTGCGGTGGACGGATGCCGCGGGCGAGCCGCACGAGGAGCGCACCCACGAACCCGGGCGACTCGTGGCATCCGTCGTCGAATCGCTCGGGCGCGAACCCGAGGGCCTCGAGATCATCAGGCCCACCCTCGAGGACGTCTACCTCGGGCTCGTGCGCACCGTGACCGAGGTCGACTCCGGCAGCGCGGCCTCGACCGCGGCAGACGCCGAGGAGGCCGTCGCATGA
- a CDS encoding phosphoenolpyruvate carboxylase, translating into MPSTSESAYDRDRELVVGDIDASFRADVSLLGGLLGTILVEAGGQELFDDVERLRHATIDAHETRDAAALAEAEGIAASFDPARAEQVARAFTVYFHLVNLAEEHQRVRILRARAETRERLSLGDGVGAGVGAGIADGTTQGEAPVAGIDGSLSATIRQLVDEVGADEARARVARLRFHPVLTAHPTEARRRAIASAIRRIGELIDERDDLSGGDRTTAEIDRRLLEEIDILWRTAPLRTTRPTPLDEVRTAMGVFDQTLFEVVPQVYRSIDDRLQPGAAGRAAPVAPAFLRLGSWIGGDRDGNPFVTAETTREAAHIAAEHVLLGLERAAKRIGRTLTLDAKETPPSAELLKLLAAQESLAPAVTATIGTRAPHEPHRRVLLVVAERVAATRRGDAGLAYSAPEALLADLLVLQRSLSEGGALRSAHGELQHLLWQVETFGFHLAELEVRQHSKVHRQALAEIRAGGELGETTQEVLSVYRVIADLQRRFGVRTVRRYIVSFTQSPEDLANVYELAAAALGDEAAEVAIDVVPLFETFADLEASVEILDAMLELDQVQARLAETGRKVEVMLGYSDSSKDVGPVSATLALHSAQARIADWADRNDIELTLFHGRGGALGRGGGPANEAVLAQPAGSVDGRLKITEQGEVIFAQYGDPAIAKRHLEQMASAALLAGSPSNEARNRAADERFASLAATLDETSRTRFHSLVKADGFAPWFADVTPMEEVGHLALGSRPARRGLSVESLDDLRAIPWVFSWSQARINLAAWFGLGTALEAVGDEALLREAYAEWPLFTAMIDNFSMSLAKTDERIAARYLGLGDRDDLAELVLDEMRLTKHWLGRVTQSDELLVARPVLAKAVRLRSPYVDALSLLQLRALTAIRSGEADLPSDDHHALLLLTVNGVAAGVQNTG; encoded by the coding sequence ATGCCCAGCACCTCGGAATCCGCATACGACCGCGACCGCGAACTCGTCGTGGGCGACATCGACGCGAGCTTCCGCGCCGACGTGAGCCTGCTCGGCGGCCTGCTCGGCACGATCCTCGTCGAGGCGGGCGGGCAGGAGCTGTTCGACGACGTCGAGCGCCTGCGCCACGCGACGATCGACGCGCACGAGACGCGCGACGCCGCCGCGCTCGCCGAGGCCGAGGGCATCGCCGCATCGTTCGACCCGGCCAGGGCCGAGCAGGTCGCCCGCGCGTTCACGGTGTACTTCCACCTCGTGAACCTCGCCGAGGAGCACCAGCGCGTGCGGATCCTCCGTGCGCGCGCAGAGACTCGCGAGCGCCTCTCGCTCGGCGACGGCGTCGGGGCCGGCGTCGGCGCCGGCATCGCCGACGGTACGACCCAGGGCGAGGCACCCGTCGCGGGCATCGACGGCTCCCTCTCGGCGACGATCCGCCAGTTGGTCGACGAGGTCGGGGCCGACGAGGCCCGCGCCAGGGTCGCACGGCTCCGCTTCCACCCCGTGCTCACGGCGCACCCCACCGAGGCTCGCCGTCGCGCGATCGCCTCGGCGATCCGGCGCATCGGCGAGCTGATCGACGAGCGCGACGACCTGTCGGGCGGCGACCGCACGACCGCCGAGATCGATCGCCGCCTGCTCGAGGAGATCGACATCCTCTGGCGCACCGCGCCGCTGCGCACCACGCGCCCGACGCCGCTCGACGAGGTGCGCACCGCGATGGGCGTCTTCGACCAGACGCTGTTCGAGGTCGTGCCGCAGGTGTACCGCAGCATCGACGACCGCCTGCAGCCGGGCGCCGCCGGCCGCGCCGCGCCCGTCGCCCCGGCGTTCCTGCGCCTCGGCAGCTGGATCGGCGGAGACCGCGACGGCAACCCCTTCGTGACGGCCGAGACCACGCGCGAGGCCGCCCACATCGCCGCGGAGCACGTGCTGCTCGGCCTCGAGCGTGCCGCGAAGCGCATCGGCCGCACGCTCACGCTCGACGCGAAGGAGACGCCGCCGTCGGCCGAGCTGCTCAAGCTGCTCGCCGCGCAGGAGTCGCTCGCGCCCGCCGTGACGGCGACCATCGGCACCCGCGCGCCGCACGAGCCGCACCGCCGCGTGCTGCTCGTGGTCGCCGAGCGCGTGGCCGCCACGCGCCGCGGTGACGCCGGCCTGGCCTATTCCGCGCCCGAAGCGCTGCTCGCCGACCTGCTCGTGCTGCAGCGTTCGCTCAGCGAGGGCGGCGCGCTCCGCAGCGCGCACGGCGAGCTCCAGCACCTCCTCTGGCAGGTCGAGACCTTCGGCTTCCACCTCGCCGAGCTCGAGGTGCGCCAGCACTCCAAGGTGCATCGGCAGGCGCTCGCCGAGATCCGCGCGGGCGGCGAGCTCGGCGAGACCACGCAGGAGGTGCTCTCGGTGTACCGGGTCATCGCCGACCTGCAGCGCCGCTTCGGCGTGCGCACGGTGCGCCGCTACATCGTCTCGTTCACGCAGAGCCCCGAAGACCTCGCGAACGTCTACGAACTGGCCGCTGCGGCGCTCGGCGACGAGGCAGCCGAGGTCGCGATCGACGTCGTGCCGCTCTTCGAGACCTTCGCCGATCTCGAGGCGAGCGTCGAGATCCTCGACGCCATGCTCGAGCTCGACCAGGTGCAGGCCCGCCTCGCGGAGACGGGCCGCAAGGTCGAGGTCATGCTCGGTTACTCGGACTCGTCGAAGGACGTCGGTCCCGTCTCGGCGACGCTCGCACTCCACAGCGCCCAGGCCCGCATCGCCGACTGGGCCGATCGCAACGACATCGAGCTGACGCTCTTCCACGGTCGCGGCGGCGCGCTCGGTCGTGGCGGCGGTCCCGCGAACGAGGCCGTGCTCGCCCAGCCCGCCGGCTCGGTCGACGGCCGGCTGAAGATCACCGAGCAGGGCGAGGTCATCTTCGCCCAGTACGGCGACCCCGCCATCGCCAAGCGGCACCTCGAGCAGATGGCCTCGGCCGCCCTGCTCGCCGGGAGCCCGTCGAACGAGGCGCGCAACCGGGCCGCCGACGAGCGGTTCGCATCGCTCGCGGCGACGCTCGACGAGACGAGCCGCACCCGGTTCCACTCGCTCGTCAAGGCCGACGGCTTCGCGCCCTGGTTCGCCGACGTCACGCCCATGGAGGAGGTCGGGCACCTCGCGCTCGGCTCGCGTCCCGCGCGTCGCGGGCTGTCGGTGGAGTCGCTCGACGACCTGCGTGCGATCCCGTGGGTGTTCTCGTGGAGCCAGGCCCGCATCAACCTCGCCGCCTGGTTCGGCCTCGGCACCGCGCTCGAGGCCGTCGGCGACGAGGCCCTGCTCCGCGAGGCCTACGCCGAGTGGCCGCTGTTCACGGCCATGATCGACAACTTCTCGATGTCGCTCGCGAAGACCGACGAGCGCATCGCCGCCCGCTACCTCGGCCTCGGCGATCGCGACGATCTCGCCGAACTCGTGCTCGACGAGATGCGGCTCACCAAGCACTGGCTCGGACGGGTCACGCAGAGCGACGAGCTGCTCGTCGCTCGCCCGGTGCTGGCCAAGGCCGTGCGCCTGCGCAGCCCCTACGTCGACGCGCTTTCGCTGCTGCAGCTGCGCGCGCTCACGGCCATCCGGTCGGGCGAGGCCGACCTGCCGAGCGACGACCACCACGCGCTGCTCCTGCTCACCGTGAACGGCGTCGCCGCCGGCGTGCAGAACACCGGGTGA
- a CDS encoding MarR family winged helix-turn-helix transcriptional regulator: MTETDASGPPLTTSLDLMRWIGWEQRRAFEDWMRSRDLSHEQAFVLGYLAQHPGSIQRDLADVSRTTPASVSSLLQGLERRALIERRADEANARVKRVYATPAGAELVSGFGDAAEDVNRRVLAPLTPAERDRLHALLTKITDPLPRPSRD; encoded by the coding sequence ATGACTGAAACGGATGCCTCCGGCCCTCCGCTCACGACGAGCCTCGACCTCATGAGGTGGATCGGGTGGGAGCAGCGTCGGGCGTTCGAGGACTGGATGCGTTCGCGCGACCTCTCCCACGAGCAGGCGTTCGTGCTGGGCTACCTCGCCCAGCATCCGGGGTCGATCCAGCGCGACCTCGCCGATGTCAGTCGCACCACGCCCGCGAGCGTCTCGAGCCTGCTGCAGGGACTCGAGCGCCGGGCGCTCATCGAACGCCGGGCCGACGAGGCGAACGCGCGCGTCAAGCGCGTGTACGCCACTCCGGCCGGTGCCGAGCTCGTGTCGGGATTCGGAGACGCGGCCGAAGACGTGAACCGTCGCGTGCTCGCCCCGCTCACACCCGCCGAACGCGACCGTCTGCACGCCCTGCTCACGAAGATCACCGACCCCCTGCCGCGACCGAGTCGCGACTGA
- a CDS encoding MATE family efflux transporter, producing MTTSTSPDHSTAPDSPAEPDSPTSVEPPTATASQVDVGSNRWYLSAAPVLRALVHLSVPMAAAFVVSALYNVINAGFIGSQHDTSLLAAVTFGTPILGLIMAVGSMFGVGGGALVSRLLGAAEHDAARADDVKRASSFSLWGAVGAGVLLGALGLVFLQPLVGLLGAGGTGAAAATGEYVAVMLAFMPVLAAAFCLEQLVRAEGAARQAMVGLMLTTAASLAFDVVFILLLHWGVGGVALSMGLANLLAIAYWVRWLRRTGAAVSVSPKWFTLARTTVGPVLSIGVGALGQAAFMIVTSLVLNTLAAGYGEGPLAAMGVAVRIAQVPEFLIMGVTMGVLPLLAYAYGKGDRARLGSAVRTSFIAVGILAVLFSTIVFAFRDQVFGLFSDDSSLLAIGAVIITAQLVAMIANGFTGLLTSLFQACGKAVPSIVMSMAQGVLFIPVVIVANLWFGLPGIIWALTVSEVAVLVAGLGMWLGYRRSIARGLSDGSPERAEQVLAETA from the coding sequence ATGACCACCTCGACCTCGCCTGACCACTCGACGGCACCCGATTCCCCGGCGGAACCCGATTCCCCGACCTCGGTCGAGCCCCCGACCGCCACCGCATCGCAGGTCGACGTCGGCAGCAACCGCTGGTACCTCTCGGCGGCTCCCGTGCTCCGCGCCCTCGTGCACCTCAGCGTGCCGATGGCCGCAGCCTTCGTCGTCAGCGCGCTCTACAACGTCATCAACGCCGGCTTCATCGGCTCCCAGCACGACACGTCGCTGCTGGCGGCGGTCACCTTCGGAACCCCGATCCTCGGACTGATCATGGCCGTCGGCAGCATGTTCGGCGTCGGCGGCGGCGCCCTGGTGTCGCGCCTGCTCGGTGCGGCCGAGCACGACGCCGCTCGCGCCGACGACGTGAAGCGCGCCTCGTCGTTCTCGCTCTGGGGGGCCGTCGGCGCCGGCGTGCTGCTCGGCGCGCTCGGGCTCGTCTTCCTGCAGCCGCTCGTCGGCCTGCTGGGCGCCGGCGGCACCGGCGCGGCGGCCGCGACGGGCGAGTACGTCGCCGTGATGCTCGCCTTCATGCCGGTGCTCGCTGCGGCGTTCTGCCTGGAGCAACTCGTCCGTGCGGAGGGCGCCGCACGGCAGGCGATGGTCGGCCTGATGCTCACGACCGCGGCGAGCCTGGCGTTCGACGTCGTGTTCATCCTGCTGCTGCACTGGGGCGTCGGGGGCGTCGCACTCTCGATGGGCCTCGCCAACCTGCTCGCGATCGCGTACTGGGTGCGCTGGCTGCGCCGCACCGGCGCCGCGGTGAGCGTGTCGCCGAAGTGGTTCACCCTCGCCCGCACCACGGTCGGACCGGTGCTGTCGATCGGCGTCGGGGCGCTCGGCCAGGCCGCGTTCATGATCGTCACGAGTCTCGTGCTGAACACCCTCGCGGCCGGGTACGGCGAGGGGCCGCTGGCCGCGATGGGCGTCGCCGTGCGCATCGCCCAGGTTCCGGAGTTCCTCATCATGGGCGTGACCATGGGTGTGCTGCCGTTGCTCGCGTACGCCTACGGCAAGGGCGACCGGGCCAGGCTGGGCTCGGCGGTGCGCACGTCGTTCATCGCGGTCGGCATCCTCGCGGTGCTGTTCTCGACGATCGTGTTCGCGTTCCGCGACCAGGTCTTCGGCCTGTTCTCCGACGATTCGTCGCTGCTGGCGATCGGCGCGGTGATCATCACGGCCCAGTTGGTGGCGATGATCGCGAACGGGTTCACCGGACTGCTCACCTCGCTGTTCCAGGCCTGCGGAAAGGCCGTGCCGAGCATCGTGATGTCGATGGCGCAGGGCGTGCTGTTCATCCCCGTCGTGATCGTCGCCAACTTGTGGTTCGGGCTGCCCGGCATCATCTGGGCCCTCACGGTCAGCGAGGTCGCCGTGCTTGTCGCGGGTCTCGGCATGTGGCTCGGCTACCGCCGTTCGATCGCGAGGGGCCTGTCGGATGGCTCGCCCGAGCGGGCCGAGCAGGTGCTCGCCGAGACTGCCTGA
- a CDS encoding SDR family NAD(P)-dependent oxidoreductase has product MDLGIAGRRAFVSGSTQGIGYAIARALLEEGAVVTINGRSEARVAQAVAGLRTAIAGARVDGVAADLSDGAETTELIGRIGDVDILVNNVGLFEVKPFGETTDEDWQRFFDANVMSGVRLSRHLLPGMLSRGDGRVIFISSESGVNVPADMVHYGMTKAAMLAVANGLAKLTAGTAVTVNTVLGGPTYSDGVRQTVAQLASAQAVGEADFKAAIIGQNRTSLLQRFIEPDEIADLVRYLASPRSAATNGAALRADGGVLTTVL; this is encoded by the coding sequence ATGGATCTCGGAATCGCCGGCAGGCGCGCATTCGTGAGCGGTTCGACGCAAGGGATCGGGTACGCGATCGCACGGGCCCTGCTCGAAGAGGGGGCCGTGGTGACGATCAACGGTCGAAGCGAGGCGCGAGTGGCGCAAGCGGTGGCCGGCCTGCGCACCGCCATTGCCGGAGCGCGCGTCGACGGCGTCGCCGCGGATCTCTCAGACGGCGCCGAGACGACGGAGCTGATCGGTCGCATCGGCGACGTCGACATCCTCGTCAACAATGTCGGCCTCTTCGAGGTGAAGCCCTTCGGCGAGACGACCGATGAGGACTGGCAGCGGTTCTTCGACGCGAACGTGATGAGCGGCGTGCGGCTCTCCCGCCACCTGCTCCCGGGAATGCTCTCCAGGGGCGACGGACGCGTCATCTTCATCAGCAGCGAATCGGGCGTGAACGTGCCCGCCGACATGGTGCACTACGGCATGACCAAGGCAGCCATGCTCGCCGTCGCCAACGGGTTGGCGAAGCTCACCGCAGGGACCGCGGTCACGGTGAACACCGTGCTCGGCGGCCCGACCTACTCCGACGGCGTGAGGCAGACGGTCGCGCAGCTCGCCTCCGCCCAGGCGGTCGGCGAGGCGGACTTCAAGGCGGCCATCATCGGACAGAACCGGACGTCTCTGCTGCAGCGATTCATCGAGCCCGACGAGATCGCCGACCTCGTGCGCTACCTCGCGAGTCCGCGCTCCGCAGCGACCAACGGCGCAGCCCTCCGCGCCGACGGCGGCGTGCTCACGACCGTGCTCTGA
- a CDS encoding MarR family winged helix-turn-helix transcriptional regulator, translating to MASDGPDDGLTGEALETWSAFATVLEWLPPALDAQLLRDAELTHFEYGILFALGNEPGGTLRMRVLAAYANSSLSRLSRAMSRLEARGWARREPDPVDGRSTLAVLTAAGRAKLVEATPGHVQTVHRLVLGALTQAQSRQLREISRRIMGAIREDDGWRPAS from the coding sequence ATGGCTTCGGATGGTCCAGATGACGGGCTCACGGGTGAAGCCCTCGAGACCTGGTCGGCGTTCGCGACCGTGCTCGAGTGGTTGCCGCCCGCGCTCGACGCGCAGCTGCTCCGCGATGCCGAGCTGACCCACTTCGAGTACGGGATCCTCTTCGCCCTGGGCAACGAGCCCGGCGGAACGCTGCGCATGCGCGTGCTCGCTGCATACGCGAACAGTTCGCTCTCGAGGCTCTCGCGCGCGATGTCGCGTCTCGAGGCGCGCGGCTGGGCTCGCCGCGAGCCCGACCCGGTCGACGGCCGGTCGACGCTCGCCGTCTTGACTGCGGCGGGGCGGGCGAAGCTCGTCGAGGCCACGCCCGGGCACGTGCAGACGGTGCACCGGCTGGTGCTCGGCGCACTGACCCAGGCTCAATCTCGCCAGCTGCGCGAGATCAGTCGACGGATCATGGGCGCGATTCGCGAAGACGACGGATGGCGTCCCGCGTCGTAG